CAAAACACTACAGTACAATCACACCATAGGTTTATTTGAATCAAAGCAAAAATAATTAGCtatgaaatagaaaagaaaagacagtACTGTAAAACATCAAATGCAGTGTTTCTTAACTTGTTTGCTTGTACTGTAAGAAACAAAACAGGAGTGATTACTGAACTTCTATATTGTCATCAACTCTGTGTTGTGGATTTGGCCACAGGTTCTCATCTACATCACAATGGATGTTTTCATTAGCCAAACATCTTGGATTAGCCAAACCTTCTAAAACCTGCCTATCATGAACCTTCCATCTCCATGCGGAGAAAAATTCCTCAATCGGGTTAAGGAAGGGAGAGTATGGGGTAAATACAGGGTGGTAAATTGTGCATGGGCCTGAAACCATGCTTGCACCACATGAGCACGATGGAACCTGACATtgtcccacacagtgacataggtCACACCTTCAGCTCTACAAACCTGATCGAGCTCCTCAAGAGAGGTGACAAGGAGAGCTGCATTATATGGTCCAATTTGAGGTCTGCGTCCCACCACACCATCTTCTGATATAGCCGCACACATGGTAATGTTGGCCCCACGTTGTCCAGGTACTTGGATGGTTGCCCGCTGGCCGATGAAATTCCGACCTCTCCTCCTTGTCTTGGCCAGATTAAAACCTGCCTCATCCAAATATATCAATTTGTGATGGTCATCATCAGcatccagctccatcaccctctaaaaatacattttggaaagAGATTTAGAGATTACTGTACAATGTAGAGTTTTTGGGAATGTTTTTACAACAGCCATCTTGAACTGAACTTACCTGAACATACTCAGTCCTCATTTGCTTCACTCTGTCTGCATTTCTTTCGAAAGGCACACGGTATAGTTGTTTTATAGATACCTGGTGCCTTTTCAGTATGTGTGCAATAGTCGGCAAACTTATGGATCCCACATTGCTGAACATGTCTTCATTGTCCAAGATATACTGGCGAATTTCTGTAAGGCGAATATCATTTCTGGCCCGAACCAAATCGACCACAGCCTGCTCTTGTTGGTCAGTTAGAATTAAGCCTCTGCCTCCACTATTTGGCCTGGTCACAATTCTACAGGGAACATTAGAGAAAGAAGACACTTGGTCACATCACCTATTCTGTGATACACATTGGTATGCAGTCATTTGACAATTGAGAGTAGCACAATATTTAGTGCATGCTGATAACTTACCGGTTCTCATTGCGGGAAGTTCTGATTATTGAGGCCACGGTTGACCTTCTGAGGTTTGGTTGTATCATTGTAGCCGCCTCAGTCATTGTCATGCCATGATTTATGACATGGTCTACAACTATTGCCCGAATTTCATTGGATACTCTATGCTGTTGCTGCCGCTGTCTTGGTCCGTGGCCTTGTCTTCTGCCACGTTCCCCCACACCTCTCAAACGAGGCCCACAACCACCTCTCAGAAGTGGGGCCTGTCCCCTGCCATTCCTTTGACCAACACGTCTTCCTCCCACCACTGCTTGACCTCCATTGTGACCTGGATCACCTGCTGGCTCCATGTTACGTATCACTATGATCTTGCAATTGGATCCCAATCAACTCTTCACTATATACTCATTCTACAATGTGCACTCAATCATCAGTAACGAGTTGGCAGAATTGGACAAGCAATTACAAGGGCCTGCATCTATACAGTGCAGTACTGTCAATACTGTTAATAGTCTGAAAAGGTGGTACAGTATTTGGGGCCATAGACACAGTGTCCGATGAAgcattatgataaaatattaggCTACATCCATGGATATTGTAGTCTAATTGGTTCATGCTTGACGCTAATTGGTGACAATGAATCTCGTTATCTTGAAACTTTCATGATTTACAGTAAACATGGAAGATTGTTTGTCTGTTTCCATACAACTATGCATTAAGAGTAATGCAACAGTTACTTTTCATTTTGAGCAGTTGTATCAATTGATAGTTAGATCATTGTAAGGGAATGAATAGACActcatttgaaatgtaatgtgtGAACTGCCTTTTGAAATAATAGCACTTTGATGTTAAGTTGTGTCATATTGAACAGGTTTTTGTTGAATGAACAAATGATCTAAGTTTTATGTGTATTGTATCCAAGCAGTTGAGAAAAGGGTTAGagttttgaaaaaacattttgatcaTTGGTTGTGAGTTTTGTGTCTAGAGTTGTGAAAAATGGCATCAAGGTTCTGAAAATAGTAACAAAAGtgattgtaaaaaactgtaataaacaaCTAAACCATACATATGTGCAGCTAAGTATTAACagctaaatatgaaaaaatatgtatttcaagcagaagatttaaagtttaaattcagAGAAAAACTGACGTGTGtattatgtgagtgtgtgtgtgtgtgtgtaagtgcgtgtgtgtgtgtgagtgtgtgcgtgcgagtgtgtgtgtgagtgtgcgagtgtgtgtgtgtgtgtgcgtgtgtgtgtgtggtaaaccTGTTaactaatatatgtatatatatttatatatatatatatatatatatatatatatatatatatatatatatatatatgtgcatggtGTTAAAGgattactccacccaaaaatgaaaattttgtcattaatcacctatccccatgtcattccaaacccataaaagtgtcaaaatggtgctacgctgatttggagagacacagaggagaggaattgttgaataaagttgttatttttgttttcttcatgtacaaaaagtattctcgtcacttcataacattatggtttaatcactgatggcagatggactattttgacgatgcttttcattcttttttggttatttgaagtgttttttatttgtttgtctatgggacagtctcaagcctcccggttttcatttaaaatatcttaaattgttttccgaagacgaacagagcttttatgggtttggaacgacatgagggtaagagattaatgacagaattttcattttgggatggagtaaccctttaaaggaatagtccacccacAAATGAAAGATTTGAATTATAATGTAACTTTGGAGGCCATTTTCTGAAATGTTCCTCCAAAAAACTAAAGAATTTTCAAGGTAATTttgctgtattgttattgtttgttgttcatttaaataacCACACTTTTCCAATGTGTGATAAACGTGTGTCTTCAGATGCATCACATGTGTATATAATAATGCAGACTCTGTGTGTTTAGAGATGAATTGTTGTGATATTTGCTGCTGCAGCACATATTGATAagatatgaatgaatgaagaatcAATAGAACAATTCTTTCACGAGTCAGTCTTCTAATCAAAGCCAAGTCTCGAGTCAGATGTTATGTTCCTTACAGACAACacaagtcacaaaaaaaaaaaaaaaaaaaacatgcattttgatgGTCTCATGTCCAAGTTGTGTTCTTTTGTGACTTGTGTGCGACTCGAGTCCAAGTCACAGAGTCACAGACTCAAGTTTCTATCTCTGCTTTTAGGtcacacagtttcactgatgatccagaaCTAACATTAATCCCAAGATAGAgcgtctgagtgaatgtggtctggactgtgtggatgaggctcactGTGTTTCTGTAGACgttgtagaaggacagagttcctacactg
This sequence is a window from Cyprinus carpio isolate SPL01 chromosome A24, ASM1834038v1, whole genome shotgun sequence. Protein-coding genes within it:
- the LOC109092099 gene encoding uncharacterized protein LOC109092099; the encoded protein is MEPAGDPGHNGGQAVVGGRRVGQRNGRGQAPLLRGGCGPRLRGVGERGRRQGHGPRQRQQQHRVSNEIRAIVVDHVINHGMTMTEAATMIQPNLRRSTVASIIRTSRNENRIVTRPNSGGRGLILTDQQEQAVVDLVRARNDIRLTEIRQYILDNEDMFSNVGSISLPTIAHILKRHQVSIKQLYRVPFERNADRVKQMRTEYVQRVMELDADDDHHKLIYLDEAGFNLAKTRRRGRNFIGQRATIQVPGQRGANITMCAAISEDGVVGRRPQIGPYNAALLVTSLEELDQVCRAEGVTYVTVWDNVRFHRAHVVQAWFQAHAQFTTLYLPHTLPSLTRLRNFSPHGDGRFMIGRF